A genomic window from Candidatus Kouleothrix ribensis includes:
- a CDS encoding carbohydrate kinase family protein produces MAQPDTSEPPAEVVVVGAACLDIKGRIIGDIVAGTSNPGEVRISVGGCARNVAENLARLGLPTALLSVVCQDDFGQTVVRQTERAGVNIDHMLISCDQRSAAYMALMSAQRTLLVGVDDTAATVALTPDYIHDHADLLEGARMVVIDANVPIESAEALLAICRAAGVPVALEPVAYAPALRYRELVGAFYLVTPNSVEAQALTGLPVSNPAQGAVAAKQLVNGGVAIAIITLGHDGLVYATADANGYVPAIRVEIIDPTGAGDALTAAVVYALLNDIPVDEAVRLGVSAATLTLESAETVRQDLNLESLYAQLVI; encoded by the coding sequence ATGGCCCAGCCAGACACAAGCGAACCCCCAGCCGAGGTAGTGGTGGTCGGCGCGGCCTGCCTCGATATCAAGGGCCGGATCATTGGCGATATTGTCGCAGGTACGTCGAACCCCGGTGAGGTGCGCATCAGCGTCGGCGGCTGCGCCCGCAATGTCGCCGAGAATCTGGCCCGCCTGGGCCTGCCCACGGCACTGCTGAGCGTGGTGTGCCAGGACGACTTCGGCCAGACGGTTGTGCGGCAGACCGAGCGGGCCGGCGTGAATATCGACCATATGCTGATTAGCTGCGATCAGCGCTCGGCGGCATACATGGCGCTGATGAGCGCCCAGCGTACCCTGCTGGTTGGCGTCGATGATACAGCCGCTACGGTAGCGCTGACGCCCGACTACATTCACGACCATGCCGACTTGCTGGAGGGCGCGCGCATGGTGGTGATCGACGCGAATGTGCCAATCGAGAGCGCCGAGGCGCTGCTGGCGATCTGCCGTGCCGCCGGGGTGCCGGTGGCACTCGAGCCGGTGGCCTACGCCCCGGCGCTGCGTTATCGCGAGCTGGTTGGCGCATTCTACCTGGTAACACCAAACTCCGTCGAGGCCCAGGCACTTACCGGCCTGCCGGTATCGAACCCGGCCCAGGGTGCGGTGGCGGCCAAGCAGCTAGTCAACGGCGGGGTGGCGATTGCAATCATCACACTGGGCCACGATGGCCTGGTGTATGCCACTGCCGACGCGAACGGATATGTGCCGGCCATCCGAGTCGAGATCATCGACCCGACTGGAGCCGGCGACGCGCTGACGGCAGCGGTGGTATACGCACTGTTGAACGACATCCCGGTCGATGAGGCGGTGCGGCTGGGAGTCAGCGCCGCCACGCTGACGCTCGAATCGGCCGAGACCGTGCGGCAAGATCTAAATCTCGAGAGTCTGTATGCACAGTTGGTAATCTAG
- a CDS encoding pseudouridine synthase, with amino-acid sequence MTAERLQKVLASAGVASRRDCEDLIGAGRVAVNGKVVVVPGTRVDAEHDEITVDGQPIGKINPRTYVMLHKPTGVVSTADDPQGRPTVVEQVGLPTRLFPIGRLDYDSEGLLLLTDDGELTQRLTHPSYQVEKEYRALLDQPPVADALREWRNGVMLDDALTAPAWVEVLERTDEGAWVRVVLHEGRKRQIREVAKLLGYEVLRLIRVREGPIVLGDLPAGQWRKLTDDEVESLWSHVGGHGAEPPAAVERTEAPARARRRTSNPAPDARREREVSGDSPPPAEQSNRAPRRDDRGEFDARGPRRDDWGGFDARGPRRDDRGEFDARGPRRDDRGEFDARGPRRDDRGEFDARGPRRDDRGGFDARGPRRDDRGGFDARGPRRDDRGGFDARGPRRDDRGGFDARGPRRDDRGGFDARGPRRDDRGGFDARGPRRDDRGGFDARGPRRDDRGGFDARGPRRDDRGGFDARGPRRDDRGGFDARGPRRDDRGGFDARGPRRDDRGGFDARGPRRDDRGGFDARGPRRDDRGGFDARGPRRDDRGGFDARGPRRDDTDGDQHQDFNSARPERGNERPPDRPVREEKRGPGREWHERTIAEKRAAAQRSAPRGGRYGGRGTAPRRNGFPFRARPLREDEKE; translated from the coding sequence TTGACTGCAGAACGGTTACAGAAGGTGCTGGCCAGCGCCGGCGTTGCTTCGCGGCGCGATTGCGAGGATCTGATCGGAGCCGGCCGCGTTGCGGTGAACGGCAAGGTCGTCGTCGTGCCCGGCACACGGGTCGACGCCGAACATGATGAGATTACCGTCGATGGCCAGCCGATCGGGAAGATTAACCCACGTACGTATGTGATGCTGCATAAGCCTACGGGTGTGGTTTCGACTGCCGATGATCCACAGGGGCGCCCAACTGTTGTCGAGCAGGTCGGCCTGCCGACGCGGCTATTCCCGATCGGCCGGCTCGACTACGACAGCGAGGGGCTGCTGCTGCTGACCGACGACGGCGAGTTGACACAACGCCTGACGCATCCCAGCTACCAGGTCGAAAAGGAGTATCGCGCACTGCTCGACCAGCCGCCGGTGGCGGATGCACTGCGCGAGTGGCGAAATGGCGTGATGCTCGACGATGCGCTCACCGCGCCTGCCTGGGTTGAGGTGCTCGAGCGCACCGATGAAGGTGCCTGGGTGCGCGTGGTGCTGCATGAAGGCCGTAAACGCCAGATCCGCGAGGTTGCCAAGCTGCTTGGCTACGAGGTGCTACGGCTGATCCGTGTCCGCGAGGGTCCGATCGTGCTTGGCGATCTGCCGGCTGGCCAGTGGCGCAAGCTTACCGACGACGAAGTCGAGTCGCTCTGGTCGCACGTTGGCGGCCATGGCGCCGAGCCGCCCGCAGCGGTCGAACGGACCGAGGCGCCGGCACGCGCGCGCCGCCGCACATCCAACCCTGCGCCAGATGCGCGCCGCGAGCGCGAGGTCTCCGGCGACAGCCCGCCACCTGCCGAACAGTCAAACCGCGCACCCCGCCGCGACGACCGGGGTGAGTTCGACGCCCGTGGCCCGCGCCGCGACGACTGGGGTGGGTTCGACGCCCGTGGCCCGCGCCGCGACGACCGGGGCGAGTTCGACGCCCGTGGCCCGCGCCGCGACGACCGGGGCGAGTTTGACGCCCGTGGCCCGCGTCGCGACGACCGGGGTGAGTTCGACGCCCGTGGCCCGCGTCGCGATGACCGGGGCGGGTTCGACGCCCGTGGCCCGCGTCGCGACGACCGGGGTGGGTTCGATGCCCGTGGCCCGCGTCGCGACGACCGGGGTGGATTCGACGCCCGTGGCCCGCGTCGCGATGACCGGGGCGGGTTTGACGCCCGTGGCCCGCGCCGCGACGACCGGGGCGGGTTCGATGCCCGTGGCCCGCGTCGCGACGACCGGGGCGGGTTTGACGCCCGTGGCCCGCGTCGCGACGACCGGGGCGGGTTTGACGCCCGTGGCCCGCGCCGCGACGACCGGGGTGGGTTCGACGCCCGTGGCCCGCGTCGCGACGACCGGGGCGGGTTTGACGCCCGTGGCCCGCGTCGCGATGACCGGGGCGGATTCGACGCCCGTGGCCCGCGTCGCGATGACCGGGGTGGGTTCGACGCCCGTGGCCCGCGTCGCGACGATCGGGGCGGGTTCGATGCCCGTGGCCCGCGCCGCGACGACCGGGGCGGGTTCGACGCCCGTGGCCCGCGTCGCGACGATCGGGGCGGGTTCGATGCCCGTGGCCCGCGTCGCGACGACCGGGGCGGGTTTGACGCCCGTGGCCCGCGTCGCGATGACACTGATGGCGATCAACACCAGGATTTCAATAGTGCGCGGCCCGAGCGCGGCAATGAGCGCCCGCCTGATCGACCGGTGCGGGAGGAAAAGCGTGGCCCTGGGCGAGAGTGGCACGAGCGCACCATTGCGGAAAAGCGCGCTGCCGCCCAACGATCAGCACCACGTGGTGGGCGCTACGGTGGGCGTGGAACAGCGCCGCGTCGGAATGGCTTCCCATTCCGTGCCCGCCCGCTGCGTGAAGACGAAAAAGAGTAA
- a CDS encoding CAP domain-containing protein yields the protein MHPAFRRISVLCAAVLLAGLHGPAPHAAAQAAGGITATARVYIPIATRPPTAQSVEQQVIDLTNQARRDNGCNVALTLSSKLAAAAARHSSDMAVNNIFSHTGSDGSTMQMRVEAAGYSYGWLAENIAAGYTTPQAVVASWMASSGHRKNILNCNLREIGVGYYYQAGDQNNVRDDLGHIGGPYYYYWTQDFGTPPG from the coding sequence ATGCATCCTGCATTTCGCCGCATATCAGTGTTGTGCGCGGCTGTGTTGCTGGCCGGGCTGCACGGGCCGGCGCCGCACGCGGCCGCGCAGGCCGCTGGTGGCATTACAGCTACGGCGCGTGTGTATATTCCGATAGCAACGCGCCCACCGACAGCTCAATCGGTCGAGCAGCAGGTGATTGATCTGACCAACCAGGCGCGCCGCGACAACGGCTGCAATGTCGCCCTTACACTTTCTAGCAAGCTTGCTGCCGCAGCTGCGCGCCATAGCAGCGATATGGCTGTAAATAATATTTTCAGCCACACCGGCTCAGACGGCTCGACCATGCAGATGCGGGTTGAGGCGGCCGGCTATAGCTATGGCTGGCTGGCTGAGAATATCGCCGCCGGCTATACGACCCCCCAGGCCGTGGTTGCGAGCTGGATGGCCAGTAGCGGGCACCGCAAGAATATCTTGAACTGCAACTTGCGCGAGATCGGTGTCGGCTACTACTATCAGGCCGGCGATCAGAACAATGTGCGCGACGATTTAGGCCATATCGGTGGCCCGTATTATTATTACTGGACACAAGACTTCGGCACGCCGCCGGGCTAG
- a CDS encoding SPFH domain-containing protein produces the protein MAIKSVATSAVLGLLFISLVVIYLIIPSNGLVLFLSVLIMLVSLVVAQSRRWREIGVMAAFAALVSLVAATLLGQAVFGTTGSVVVPVLWALVLLGMFSWTQRNMLTVHRDRAVLVANRYSGGVREAEGPIAPPLTPSVEFKLAELPLYELNTDMQIDKINTSARHNVDAIKVHIEYRVKEPRSVLSGIPNRSQAENDTAKELGKPLGEARQDVAYWEKLIDRQIRVEVEDIVRAVIFNNVTAQNAVEIYGNREPLAELVRERLAHTVRQWGIEIIALDFERIDYNIEIAKRMNKAAARDEETLEKKTEAEREATRIRLTGAAQAEAEAKRVMEMVKALKDSGIDLSPDVLREIVIDAIHAATEANLDHNTLRL, from the coding sequence ATGGCTATCAAATCCGTCGCTACATCGGCCGTTCTGGGGCTCCTATTCATCTCGCTGGTCGTAATCTACCTGATCATCCCATCGAACGGGCTGGTGCTGTTCCTATCGGTGCTGATCATGCTTGTGAGCCTGGTGGTCGCGCAGAGCCGGCGCTGGCGCGAGATCGGCGTGATGGCCGCGTTCGCTGCGCTGGTGTCGCTGGTGGCAGCCACCCTGCTGGGCCAGGCCGTGTTTGGCACCACCGGCAGCGTGGTAGTGCCGGTGCTGTGGGCGCTGGTGCTGCTGGGCATGTTCTCGTGGACTCAGCGGAACATGCTGACGGTGCATCGCGACCGTGCGGTTCTCGTGGCCAACCGCTATAGTGGTGGTGTGCGCGAGGCCGAGGGGCCGATCGCACCGCCGCTGACGCCAAGCGTTGAGTTCAAGCTGGCCGAGCTACCGCTGTACGAGCTGAACACCGATATGCAAATCGACAAGATCAACACAAGCGCGCGCCACAATGTCGACGCGATCAAGGTGCATATCGAGTACCGGGTGAAAGAGCCGCGCAGCGTGCTCAGCGGCATTCCGAACCGTAGCCAGGCCGAAAACGACACCGCCAAAGAGCTGGGCAAGCCGCTGGGTGAGGCCCGGCAGGATGTGGCCTACTGGGAGAAGCTGATCGATCGGCAGATCCGCGTCGAGGTGGAAGATATTGTGCGCGCGGTGATCTTCAATAATGTCACGGCCCAGAATGCAGTCGAGATCTATGGTAACCGCGAGCCGCTGGCCGAACTGGTGCGCGAGCGGCTGGCCCACACGGTGCGGCAGTGGGGCATCGAGATCATCGCGCTCGACTTCGAGCGGATCGACTACAATATCGAGATCGCCAAGCGCATGAACAAGGCCGCAGCGCGCGATGAAGAGACACTCGAGAAGAAGACCGAGGCCGAGCGTGAGGCGACGCGCATCCGCCTGACCGGTGCGGCCCAGGCCGAGGCCGAGGCCAAACGCGTGATGGAGATGGTCAAGGCCCTGAAGGATAGCGGTATCGACCTTTCGCCCGATGTGCTGCGCGAGATCGTGATCGACGCGATCCACGCCGCCACCGAGGCAAACCTCGATCACAACACCTTGCGCCTGTAG
- a CDS encoding CAP domain-containing protein, with protein sequence MQRTRQVGVIVLALICAACGRPSPAEPTPSGPATAVIAGLAARTPGAPVPAPAPLRLAAPTAAPPTHAATASALPAERGGVLPADPDALEAQLIAEVNRVRVGAGLPPYLANAELGAAARAHSCDLAAHHTIAHISSDGRTLAERLAGSTPPWEWPSESIAAGFDDPIQVVAVWMDEPPEGWHRRNILDTEQREIGAGYCYTSDDPSGNYHYWTADFSRRGPQNQ encoded by the coding sequence ATGCAGCGCACTCGCCAGGTCGGTGTGATCGTGCTGGCGCTGATCTGTGCGGCGTGCGGTCGCCCCAGCCCGGCTGAACCGACGCCCTCAGGGCCGGCTACTGCGGTGATCGCCGGCTTGGCCGCCCGTACGCCAGGCGCACCGGTGCCTGCGCCCGCGCCGCTTCGCCTGGCTGCACCCACCGCTGCTCCCCCGACCCATGCAGCCACTGCTTCGGCACTTCCCGCCGAGCGTGGTGGCGTATTGCCGGCCGACCCGGACGCGCTTGAGGCGCAGCTGATCGCCGAGGTAAACCGCGTGCGCGTAGGCGCCGGCCTGCCGCCCTACCTGGCCAACGCCGAGCTAGGCGCCGCCGCCCGTGCGCATAGCTGCGATCTGGCCGCCCACCACACTATCGCACACATATCATCCGATGGTCGCACACTCGCCGAGCGACTGGCCGGCAGTACGCCCCCTTGGGAATGGCCTAGCGAAAGTATCGCGGCTGGGTTCGATGATCCGATCCAGGTAGTGGCGGTTTGGATGGACGAGCCGCCTGAAGGCTGGCACCGCCGCAATATTCTCGACACCGAGCAGCGCGAGATCGGCGCCGGGTATTGCTATACCAGCGATGACCCAAGCGGCAACTATCACTATTGGACGGCTGATTTCTCGCGGCGCGGCCCGCAGAATCAATAA
- a CDS encoding S41 family peptidase, whose protein sequence is MRDSLSSMLRIQLPIWLVAPMLALMLVIGLGAGYVGGTWLNRSTSCPEAPEICTSFENFWKSWNLARDEYVDPQAAVPQKMIDGAIEGMLDSLGDNGHTRYLPPEQARAEREELSGKFEGIGAYIDVKDGQALIVQPMEGSPAEQAGLRANDIILKVDGQEMRGVDVAELRSKVRGPKGTTVTLTVQHVGEVAPVDITITRAEIETPSVTWRMLPNHIAMIHLNQFAERAGDEIKQALTDARAQGATALVLDLRNNPGGYVNELVSVASQFLPADTAVLLEQDRSGKQVPYKTSAGGVATDLPLVVLVNTNSASSAEILAGALKDAGRARLVGEPTFGTATVLRTFNLNDGAQVRIGTTQWLTPKGQVVRGQGIQPDELVSLAPNAAPLTPANAARLDAQALLASDDVQLVRALEVLKALATH, encoded by the coding sequence ATGCGTGATTCGTTGTCGAGCATGCTGCGAATTCAACTGCCGATCTGGCTTGTCGCACCCATGCTGGCGCTTATGCTGGTGATCGGCCTGGGCGCCGGCTATGTTGGCGGCACCTGGCTGAACCGGTCGACCAGCTGCCCTGAAGCACCTGAGATCTGCACCAGCTTCGAGAACTTCTGGAAGAGCTGGAATCTGGCGCGCGACGAGTATGTCGACCCACAAGCCGCCGTGCCGCAGAAGATGATCGACGGCGCGATCGAGGGCATGCTCGACTCGCTTGGCGATAACGGCCACACGCGCTACTTGCCGCCCGAGCAGGCCCGCGCCGAGCGCGAGGAGCTTTCAGGCAAGTTCGAGGGTATCGGCGCCTACATCGATGTGAAAGACGGCCAGGCGCTGATTGTGCAGCCAATGGAGGGCTCGCCGGCCGAGCAGGCCGGGCTGCGGGCTAACGATATCATCCTGAAGGTCGATGGCCAGGAGATGCGCGGCGTCGATGTGGCCGAGCTGCGCAGCAAGGTGCGTGGCCCCAAGGGCACGACAGTGACACTGACAGTTCAGCATGTCGGCGAGGTCGCGCCGGTCGATATTACGATCACACGCGCCGAGATCGAGACACCCAGCGTGACATGGCGGATGCTGCCCAACCATATCGCCATGATCCACCTGAACCAGTTTGCCGAGCGTGCCGGCGACGAGATCAAGCAGGCGTTGACCGATGCGCGCGCTCAGGGCGCGACGGCCCTGGTGCTCGATCTGCGCAACAACCCTGGCGGCTATGTCAACGAGCTCGTCAGCGTCGCCAGCCAGTTCTTGCCGGCCGACACCGCTGTGCTGCTTGAGCAAGATCGCTCGGGTAAGCAAGTGCCGTATAAAACCAGCGCCGGTGGCGTGGCCACTGATCTGCCGCTAGTGGTGCTGGTGAATACCAACAGTGCCAGCTCGGCCGAGATCCTGGCTGGCGCGCTCAAAGATGCCGGCCGCGCGCGTCTGGTCGGCGAGCCAACCTTCGGTACTGCCACTGTGCTGCGCACATTTAACCTCAACGATGGCGCACAGGTGCGGATCGGCACCACCCAGTGGCTGACGCCTAAGGGCCAGGTGGTGCGCGGCCAGGGCATCCAGCCCGACGAGCTCGTGTCGCTTGCGCCTAACGCGGCGCCACTTACGCCGGCCAACGCCGCCAGGCTCGATGCTCAGGCGCTGCTGGCGAGCGACGATGTGCAGCTTGTGCGCGCGCTCGAGGTGCTCAAAGCTCTAGCGACGCATTAG
- a CDS encoding PspC domain-containing protein, whose amino-acid sequence MQGKRFLRSRNDRVIAGIAGGIAAMLNIDPLLVRLGFLVLALFNGLGLLAYIALWLLVPNEDSVTVDSRSQMRENVGEMRATAESAVQRVRAMFSH is encoded by the coding sequence ATGCAAGGTAAACGTTTTCTACGCAGCCGAAACGACCGTGTGATCGCCGGCATCGCCGGCGGCATCGCTGCCATGCTGAATATCGACCCGCTACTGGTGCGGTTGGGCTTTCTGGTGCTGGCCTTGTTTAACGGCCTGGGCCTGCTGGCCTACATTGCGCTGTGGCTGCTGGTGCCGAACGAAGACAGCGTTACGGTAGATTCACGCAGCCAGATGCGCGAGAATGTCGGCGAGATGCGGGCAACTGCCGAGTCGGCCGTGCAGCGCGTACGGGCCATGTTCAGCCACTAG
- a CDS encoding methionyl-tRNA formyltransferase: MRVVFLGTPDYAAIPLRALAHDPRYELVGVVTQPNRPAGRGRTLVPPPVKLAADELGIPVLQPATLRDPAAIAQLADWQPQVGVVAAYGEILRKAVLGIPPLGYLNIHPSLLPRYRGPTPVPAAILGGDATTGVTVMLLDAKMDSGPILAQHALPLAPDARAGTLTRTLFELGAQMLLEALAGYASGVCVPTPQDEAQASYCPMLHKHDGLIDWRAPAAQIERMTRAYDPWPGAQTLWRGQPFKIIAARADTAWAGQATPGTLLLRPAAAMVATGTGALELITVQPAGKPPITAAAWRHGLHDADGARLGL, encoded by the coding sequence ATGCGCGTGGTTTTTCTGGGTACCCCCGACTATGCCGCGATTCCACTGCGGGCGCTTGCGCACGACCCACGCTACGAGCTGGTTGGCGTGGTGACCCAGCCCAATCGCCCGGCCGGGCGCGGGCGCACGCTTGTACCGCCACCGGTGAAGCTGGCCGCCGACGAGCTGGGCATCCCGGTGCTACAGCCTGCAACCCTGCGCGACCCGGCCGCCATCGCGCAGCTGGCCGACTGGCAGCCCCAGGTGGGGGTGGTGGCGGCCTATGGTGAGATCTTGCGCAAAGCAGTGTTGGGCATCCCGCCGCTGGGCTACCTGAATATCCACCCATCGCTGCTGCCACGCTACCGCGGCCCAACCCCAGTGCCAGCAGCCATCCTGGGCGGCGATGCCACCACTGGCGTCACAGTGATGCTGCTCGACGCAAAGATGGACAGCGGCCCGATCCTGGCGCAGCACGCGCTGCCGCTCGCGCCCGACGCACGCGCCGGCACGCTGACACGCACATTGTTCGAGCTTGGCGCACAGATGCTGCTCGAAGCTCTGGCGGGCTATGCCAGTGGCGTGTGCGTGCCTACGCCGCAAGACGAAGCACAGGCCAGCTACTGCCCAATGCTGCATAAGCACGATGGCCTGATCGACTGGCGCGCGCCGGCCGCCCAGATCGAGCGCATGACCCGTGCCTATGACCCATGGCCGGGTGCGCAGACGCTCTGGCGCGGCCAGCCATTCAAAATCATCGCGGCGCGCGCCGACACCGCATGGGCCGGCCAGGCCACGCCCGGTACGCTGCTGCTGCGCCCGGCTGCCGCCATGGTCGCCACCGGCACCGGCGCGCTCGAACTGATCACCGTGCAGCCGGCCGGCAAGCCCCCGATCACCGCAGCCGCCTGGCGCCATGGCCTGCATGATGCAGACGGCGCGCGCCTTGGCTTATAG
- a CDS encoding response regulator — MTARILVADDELAVRQLLELVLTGQGYEVALASNGAQLVRMAQERVPDLVLIDLMMPQLDGYEAIRQLRNDTRTAHLPMLILTAKSTLDDVVSGFETGADDYITKPFNIPELLARIKGHLRRASQQPVRSPLTGLAGNVLLTEELKYRLNQPERFAYLYVDLDNFKAFNDTYGPARGDRVIKLLAEVLTEMVAAHGTKSDFIGHIGGDDFAVLSVPSVLDELCNAIIVAFDQRVRQLYDPADLDRGYLQAIDRQGVMRRFPLTSLSIGVATNRNRSFADHEELSRVAAEMKLFAKQGTGSSYAVDVRTTPEVEVAAERRGTHLPVVLLVVPEQQLRKILRTELHRHGYRTLEAAGLIEANALMSQVPELALVVADVQLGDQLREIAEAVQATMPSTMMLAISDGAASEAAARAYGVQSFIRRPFQADAFLISVAQGIRSQE; from the coding sequence ATGACAGCACGCATTCTGGTCGCCGATGATGAGCTGGCGGTGCGGCAGCTACTCGAGCTGGTGTTGACCGGCCAGGGGTACGAGGTTGCGTTAGCGTCGAATGGTGCGCAGCTCGTGCGCATGGCGCAGGAGCGCGTGCCCGATCTGGTGCTGATCGACCTGATGATGCCGCAGCTCGACGGCTACGAGGCGATTCGCCAGCTGCGCAACGACACCCGCACCGCGCACCTGCCCATGCTCATTCTGACAGCCAAGTCGACGCTCGACGATGTCGTGAGTGGCTTTGAGACCGGCGCCGACGACTATATCACCAAGCCATTCAATATCCCCGAGCTGCTGGCGCGGATCAAAGGCCACCTGCGGCGAGCCTCGCAGCAGCCCGTGCGCAGCCCACTCACCGGGCTGGCCGGCAATGTTCTGCTGACCGAAGAGCTCAAGTATCGGCTGAATCAGCCGGAGCGTTTCGCCTACCTGTATGTCGACCTCGACAACTTCAAGGCGTTCAACGACACGTATGGCCCCGCGCGTGGCGACCGGGTGATCAAACTGCTGGCCGAGGTGCTCACCGAGATGGTAGCCGCACACGGCACAAAGTCCGATTTCATCGGCCATATCGGCGGCGACGACTTCGCGGTGCTGAGCGTGCCCAGTGTGCTCGACGAGCTGTGCAATGCGATCATCGTCGCGTTCGACCAGCGTGTGCGGCAGCTCTACGACCCGGCCGATCTCGATCGCGGCTACCTGCAGGCGATCGACCGCCAGGGGGTTATGCGGCGCTTCCCACTGACCTCGCTCTCGATCGGCGTGGCCACCAACCGCAATCGCTCGTTTGCCGACCACGAGGAACTCAGCCGGGTGGCAGCCGAAATGAAGCTATTCGCCAAGCAAGGCACTGGCAGCTCGTATGCCGTCGATGTGCGCACCACCCCCGAGGTCGAGGTGGCCGCCGAGCGCCGTGGCACGCACCTGCCGGTGGTGCTGCTGGTGGTGCCCGAGCAGCAGCTACGCAAGATTCTGCGCACCGAGCTGCACCGGCATGGCTACCGCACGCTCGAGGCGGCCGGCCTGATCGAGGCCAACGCGCTTATGTCGCAGGTGCCCGAGCTGGCGCTGGTGGTGGCCGATGTGCAGCTGGGCGATCAGCTGCGCGAGATCGCCGAGGCAGTGCAAGCGACTATGCCGAGCACCATGATGCTGGCGATCTCCGACGGTGCGGCCAGCGAGGCGGCCGCCCGTGCGTATGGGGTGCAGTCGTTCATCCGCCGGCCGTTTCAGGCCGATGCATTCCTGATTTCGGTAGCGCAAGGCATACGATCGCAGGAGTGA